The Branchiostoma floridae strain S238N-H82 chromosome 17, Bfl_VNyyK, whole genome shotgun sequence genome has a window encoding:
- the LOC118404111 gene encoding uncharacterized protein LOC118404111 isoform X5: METKDEAGAWCAATNDDKQFLLIDLEQEKLVTGIVTQGRNSSPDWPDGPTSHWVTSYTLSYGLENGDENEYKDKKGELKIFKGNKDTDTPVTHNFAEFGGPFNARYVKIHPVTWNDHICMRADMIVEDPVKKQLKEVAKKEEQMTVIAESVTETSVIASSVTMVSVTTSTELDVRYTVTQAKFGVVETKDEAGAWCAATNDDKQFLLIDLEQEKLVNGIVTQGRNSSPDWPDGPTSHWVTSYTLSYGLENGDENQYKDKKGELKIFKGNKDTDTPVTHNFTEFGGPFNARYVKIHPVTWNDHICMRADMIVEDPVKKQLKEVAKKEEQMTVIAESVTETSVIASSVTVVSVTTSTELDVRYTVTQAKFGVVETKDEAGAWCAATNDDKQFLLIDLEQEKLVTGIVTQGRNSSPDWPDGPTSHWVTSYTLSYGLENGDENEYKDKKGELKVFKGNKDTDTPVTHNFAEFGGPFNARYVKIHPVTWNDHICMRADMIVEDPVKKQLKEVAKKEEQMTVIAESVTETSVIASSVTMVSVTTSTELDVRYTVTQAKFGVVETKDEAGAWCAATNDDKQFLLIDLEQEKLVTGIVTQGRNSSPDWPDGPTSHWVTSYTLSYGLENGDENEYKDKKGELKIFKGNKDTDTPVTHNFAEFGGPFNARYVKIHPVTWNDHICMRADMIVEDPVKKQLKEVAKKEEHMTVIAESVTETSVIASSVTMVSVTTSTELDVRYTVTQAKFGIVETKDEAGAWCAATNDDKQFLLIDLEQEKLVTGIVTQGRNSSPDWPDGPTSHWVTSYTLSYGLENGDENDYKDKKGELKVFKGNKDTDTPVTHNFAEFGGPFNARYVKIHPVTWNDHICMRADMIVEDPVKKQLKEVAKKEEQMTVIAESVTETSVIASSVTMVSVTTSTELDVRYTVTQAKFGVVETKDEAGAWCAATNDDKQFLLIDLEQEKLVTGIVTQGRNSSPDWPDGPTSHWVTSYTLSYGLENGDENEYKDPKGELKVFKGNKDTDTPVTHNFAEFGGPFNARYVKIHPVTWNDHICMRADMIVEDPVKKQLKEVAKKEEQMTVIAESVTETSVIASSVTVVSVTTSTELDMRYTVTQAKFGVVETKDEAGAWCAATNDDKQFLLIDL; this comes from the exons AGAAGGGAGAACTAAAA ATATTCAAGGGcaacaaagacacagacacgCCAGTCACCCATAACTTTGCTGAGTTCGGCGGACCGTTCAATGCACGTTATGTCAAGATCCACCCAGTCACGTGGAACGACCACATCTGTATGAGAGCGGACATGATCGTTGAAGATC CGGTGAAAAAGCAACTGAAGGAAGTGGCCAAGAAGGAAGAACAGATGACAGTTATTGCTGAAAGTGTCACAGAAACATCCGTGATCGCCAGCAGCGTCACTATGGTTTCTGTCACCACTTCTACCGAGCTGGACGTGCGTTACACCGTCACTCAGGCAAAGTTTGGCGTCGTGGAGACCAAAGACGAAGCCGGAGCCTGGTGTGCGGCTACAAACGACGACAAACAGTTCCTTCTCATCGACTTGGAGCAGGAGAAGCTCGTCAACGGGATCGTTACACAAGGCAGAAACTCCAGTCCGGACTGGCCGGACGGACCGACTAGCCACTGGGTCACGTCATACACACTGTCGTACGGACTGGAGAATGGAGACGAAAACCAGTACAAGGACAAGAAGGGAGAACTGAAA ATCTTCAAGGGCAACAAAGACACGGACACGCCAGTCACCCATAACTTTACTGAGTTCGGCGGACCGTTCAACGCACGTTATGTCAAGATCCACCCAGTCACGTGGAACGACCACATCTGTATGAGAGCGGACATGATCGTTGAAGATC CGGTGAAAAAGCAACTGAAGGAAGTGGCCAAGAAGGAAGAGCAGATGACAGTTATTGCTGAAAGTGTCACAGAAACATCGGTGATCGCCAGCAGCGTCACTGTGGTTTCTGTCACGACCTCTACCGAGCTGGACGTGCGTTACACCGTCACCCAGGCCAAGTTTGGCGTCGTGGAGACCAAAGACGAAGCCGGAGCCTGGTGTGCGGCTACAAACGACGACAAACAGTTCCTTCTCATCGACTTGGAGCAGGAGAAGCTCGTCACCGGGATCGTTACACAAGGCAGAAACTCCAGTCCGGACTGGCCGGACGGACCGACTAGCCACTGGGTCACGTCATACACACTGTCGTATGGACTGGAGAATGGAGACGAAAACGAGTACAAGGACAAGAAGGGAGAACTGAAA GTCTTCAAGGGcaacaaagacacagacacgCCAGTCACTCATAACTTTGCTGAGTTCGGCGGACCGTTCAATGCACGTTATGTCAAGATCCACCCAGTCACGTGGAACGACCACATTTGTATGAGAGCAGACATGATCGTTGAAGATC cggTGAAAAAGCAACTGAAGGAAGTGGCCAAGAAGGAAGAGCAGATGACAGTTATTGCTGAAAGTGTCACAGAAACATCGGTGATCGCCAGCAGCGTCACTATGGTTTCTGTCACGACCTCTACCGAGCTGGACGTGCGTTACACCGTCACCCAGGCCAAGTTTGGCGTCGTGGAGACCAAAGACGAAGCCGGAGCCTGGTGTGCGGCTACAAACGACGACAAACAGTTCCTTCTCATCGACTTGGAGCAGGAGAAGCTCGTCACCGGGATCGTTACACAAGGCAGAAACTCCAGTCCGGACTGGCCGGACGGACCGACTAGCCACTGGGTCACGTCATACACACTGTCGTATGGACTGGAGAATGGAGACGAAAACGAGTACAAGGACAAGAAGGGAGAACTGAAA ATCTTCAAGGGcaacaaagacacagacacgCCAGTCACCCATAACTTTGCTGAGTTCGGCGGACCGTTCAATGCACGTTATGTCAAGATCCACCCAGTCACGTGGAACGACCACATCTGTATGAGAGCGGACATGATCGTTGAAGATC CGGTGAAAAAGCAACTGAAGGAAGTGGCCAAGAAGGAAGAGCACATGACAGTAATTGCTGAAAGTGTCACGGAAACATCGGTGATCGCCAGTAGCGTCACTATGGTTTCTGTCACCACTTCCACGGAGCTGGACGTGCGTTACACCGTCACCCAGGCAAAGTTTGGCATCGTGGAGACCAAAGACGAAGCCGGAGCCTGGTGTGCGGCTACAAACGACGACAAACAGTTCCTTCTCATCGACTTGGAGCAGGAGAAGCTCGTCACCGGGATCGTTACACAAGGCAGAAACTCCAGTCCGGACTGGCCGGACGGACCGACTAGCCACTGGGTCACGTCATACACACTGTCGTACGGACTGGAGAATGGAGACGAAAACGACTACAAGGACAAGAAGGGAGAACTGAAA GTCTTCAAGGGcaacaaagacacagacacgCCAGTCACCCATAACTTTGCTGAGTTCGGCGGACCGTTCAATGCACGTTATGTCAAGATCCACCCAGTCACGTGGAACGACCACATCTGTATGAGAGCAGACATGATCGTTGAAGATC CGGTTAAAAAGCAACTGAAGGAAGTGGCCAAGAAGGAAGAACAGATGACAGTTATTGCTGAAAGTGTCACAGAAACATCGGTGATCGCCAGCAGCGTCACTATGGTTTCTGTCACGACCTCTACCGAGTTGGACGTGCGTTACACCGTCACCCAGGCCAAGTTTGGCGTTGTGGAGACCAAAGACGAAGCCGGAGCCTGGTGTGCGGCTACAAACGACGACAAACAGTTCCTTCTCATCGACTTGGAGCAGGAGAAGCTTGTCACCGGGATCGTTACACAAGGCAGAAATTCCAGTCCGGACTGGCCGGACGGACCGACTAGCCACTGGGTCACGTCATACACACTGTCGTATGGACTGGAGAACGGAGACGAAAACGAGTACAAGGACCCGAAAGGAGAGCTGAAA GTCTTCAAGGGcaacaaagacacagacacgCCAGTCACTCATAACTTTGCTGAGTTCGGCGGACCGTTCAATGCACGTTATGTCAAGATCCACCCAGTCACGTGGAACGACCACATCTGTATGAGAGCTGACATGATCGTTGAAGATC CGGTGAAAAAGCAACTGAAGGAAGTGGCCAAGAAGGAAGAGCAGATGACAGTTATTGCTGAAAGTGTCACAGAAACATCAGTGATCGCCAGCAGCGTCACTGTGGTTTCTGTCACGACCTCTACCGAGCTGGACATGCGTTACACCGTCACCCAGGCCAAGTTTGGCGTCGTGGAGACCAAAGACGAAGCCGGAGCCTGGTGTGCGGCTACAAACGACGACAAACAGTTCCTTCTCATCGACTTGTAG
- the LOC118404111 gene encoding uncharacterized protein LOC118404111 isoform X2 encodes METKDEAGAWCAATNDDKQFLLIDLEQEKLVTGIVTQGRNSSPDWPDGPTSHWVTSYTLSYGLENGDENEYKDKKGELKIFKGNKDTDTPVTHNFAEFGGPFNARYVKIHPVTWNDHICMRADMIVEDPVKKQLKEVAKKEEQMTVIAESVTETSVIASSVTMVSVTTSTELDVRYTVTQAKFGVVETKDEAGAWCAATNDDKQFLLIDLEQEKLVNGIVTQGRNSSPDWPDGPTSHWVTSYTLSYGLENGDENQYKDKKGELKIFKGNKDTDTPVTHNFTEFGGPFNARYVKIHPVTWNDHICMRADMIVEDPVKKQLKEVAKKEEQMTVIAESVTETSVIASSVTVVSVTTSTELDVRYTVTQAKFGVVETKDEAGAWCAATNDDKQFLLIDLEQEKLVTGIVTQGRNSSPDWPDGPTSHWVTSYTLSYGLENGDENEYKDKKGELKVFKGNKDTDTPVTHNFAEFGGPFNARYVKIHPVTWNDHICMRADMIVEDPVKKQLKEVAKKEEQMTVIAESVTETSVIASSVTMVSVTTSTELDARYTVTQAKFGVVETKDEAGAWCAATNDDKQFLLIDLEQEKLVTGIVTQGRNSSPDWPDGPTSHWVTSYTLSYGLENGDENEYKDKKGELKIFKGNKDTDTPVTHNFAEFGGPFNARYVKIHPVTWNDHICMRADMIVEDAVKKQLKEVAKKEEQMTVIAESVTETSVIASSVTMVSVTTSTELDVRYTVTQAKFGVVETKDEAGAWCAATNDDKQFLLIDLEQEKLVTGIVTQGRNSSPDWPDGPTSHWVTSYTLSYGLENGDENEYKDKKGELKIFKGNKDTDTPVTHNFAEFGGPFNARYVKIHPVTWNDHICMRADMIVEDPVKKQLKEVAKKEEHMTVIAESVTETSVIASSVTMVSVTTSTELDVRYTVTQAKFGIVETKDEAGAWCAATNDDKQFLLIDLEQEKLVTGIVTQGRNSSPDWPDGPTSHWVTSYTLSYGLENGDENDYKDKKGELKVFKGNKDTDTPVTHNFAEFGGPFNARYVKIHPVTWNDHICMRADMIVEDPVKKQLKEVAKKEEQMTVIAESVTETSVIASSVTMVSVTTSTELDVRYTVTQAKFGVVETKDEAGAWCAATNDDKQFLLIDLEQEKLVTGIVTQGRNSSPDWPDGPTSHWVTSYTLSYGLENGDENEYKDPKGELKVFKGNKDTDTPVTHNFAEFGGPFNARYVKIHPVTWNDHICMRADMIVEDPVKKQLKEVAKKEEQMTVIAESVTETSVIASSVTVVSVTTSTELDMRYTVTQAKFGVVETKDEAGAWCAATNDDKQFLLIDL; translated from the exons AGAAGGGAGAACTAAAA ATATTCAAGGGcaacaaagacacagacacgCCAGTCACCCATAACTTTGCTGAGTTCGGCGGACCGTTCAATGCACGTTATGTCAAGATCCACCCAGTCACGTGGAACGACCACATCTGTATGAGAGCGGACATGATCGTTGAAGATC CGGTGAAAAAGCAACTGAAGGAAGTGGCCAAGAAGGAAGAACAGATGACAGTTATTGCTGAAAGTGTCACAGAAACATCCGTGATCGCCAGCAGCGTCACTATGGTTTCTGTCACCACTTCTACCGAGCTGGACGTGCGTTACACCGTCACTCAGGCAAAGTTTGGCGTCGTGGAGACCAAAGACGAAGCCGGAGCCTGGTGTGCGGCTACAAACGACGACAAACAGTTCCTTCTCATCGACTTGGAGCAGGAGAAGCTCGTCAACGGGATCGTTACACAAGGCAGAAACTCCAGTCCGGACTGGCCGGACGGACCGACTAGCCACTGGGTCACGTCATACACACTGTCGTACGGACTGGAGAATGGAGACGAAAACCAGTACAAGGACAAGAAGGGAGAACTGAAA ATCTTCAAGGGCAACAAAGACACGGACACGCCAGTCACCCATAACTTTACTGAGTTCGGCGGACCGTTCAACGCACGTTATGTCAAGATCCACCCAGTCACGTGGAACGACCACATCTGTATGAGAGCGGACATGATCGTTGAAGATC CGGTGAAAAAGCAACTGAAGGAAGTGGCCAAGAAGGAAGAGCAGATGACAGTTATTGCTGAAAGTGTCACAGAAACATCGGTGATCGCCAGCAGCGTCACTGTGGTTTCTGTCACGACCTCTACCGAGCTGGACGTGCGTTACACCGTCACCCAGGCCAAGTTTGGCGTCGTGGAGACCAAAGACGAAGCCGGAGCCTGGTGTGCGGCTACAAACGACGACAAACAGTTCCTTCTCATCGACTTGGAGCAGGAGAAGCTCGTCACCGGGATCGTTACACAAGGCAGAAACTCCAGTCCGGACTGGCCGGACGGACCGACTAGCCACTGGGTCACGTCATACACACTGTCGTATGGACTGGAGAATGGAGACGAAAACGAGTACAAGGACAAGAAGGGAGAACTGAAA GTCTTCAAGGGcaacaaagacacagacacgCCAGTCACTCATAACTTTGCTGAGTTCGGCGGACCGTTCAATGCACGTTATGTCAAGATCCACCCAGTCACGTGGAACGACCACATTTGTATGAGAGCAGACATGATCGTTGAAGATC CGGTTAAAAAGCAACTGAAGGAAGTGGCCAAGAAGGAAGAACAGATGACAGTTATTGCTGAAAGTGTCACAGAAACATCGGTGATCGCCAGCAGCGTCACTATGGTTTCTGTCACGACCTCTACCGAGCTGGACGCGCGTTACACCGTCACCCAGGCCAAGTTTGGCGTCGTGGAGACCAAAGACGAAGCCGGAGCCTGGTGTGCGGCTACAAACGACGACAAACAGTTCCTTCTCATCGACTTGGAGCAGGAGAAGCTCGTCACCGGGATCGTTACACAAGGCAGAAACTCCAGTCCGGACTGGCCGGACGGACCGACTAGCCACTGGGTCACGTCATACACACTGTCGTATGGACTGGAGAATGGAGACGAAAACGAGTACAAGGACAAGAAAGGAGAACTTAAG ATCTTCAAGGGcaacaaagacacagacacgCCAGTCACCCATAACTTTGCTGAGTTCGGCGGACCCTTCAATGCACGTTATGTCAAGATTCACCCAGTCACGTGGAACGATCATATCTGCATGAGGGCAGACATGATCGTTGAAGATG cggTGAAAAAGCAACTGAAGGAAGTGGCCAAGAAGGAAGAGCAGATGACAGTTATTGCTGAAAGTGTCACAGAAACATCGGTGATCGCCAGCAGCGTCACTATGGTTTCTGTCACGACCTCTACCGAGCTGGACGTGCGTTACACCGTCACCCAGGCCAAGTTTGGCGTCGTGGAGACCAAAGACGAAGCCGGAGCCTGGTGTGCGGCTACAAACGACGACAAACAGTTCCTTCTCATCGACTTGGAGCAGGAGAAGCTCGTCACCGGGATCGTTACACAAGGCAGAAACTCCAGTCCGGACTGGCCGGACGGACCGACTAGCCACTGGGTCACGTCATACACACTGTCGTATGGACTGGAGAATGGAGACGAAAACGAGTACAAGGACAAGAAGGGAGAACTGAAA ATCTTCAAGGGcaacaaagacacagacacgCCAGTCACCCATAACTTTGCTGAGTTCGGCGGACCGTTCAATGCACGTTATGTCAAGATCCACCCAGTCACGTGGAACGACCACATCTGTATGAGAGCGGACATGATCGTTGAAGATC CGGTGAAAAAGCAACTGAAGGAAGTGGCCAAGAAGGAAGAGCACATGACAGTAATTGCTGAAAGTGTCACGGAAACATCGGTGATCGCCAGTAGCGTCACTATGGTTTCTGTCACCACTTCCACGGAGCTGGACGTGCGTTACACCGTCACCCAGGCAAAGTTTGGCATCGTGGAGACCAAAGACGAAGCCGGAGCCTGGTGTGCGGCTACAAACGACGACAAACAGTTCCTTCTCATCGACTTGGAGCAGGAGAAGCTCGTCACCGGGATCGTTACACAAGGCAGAAACTCCAGTCCGGACTGGCCGGACGGACCGACTAGCCACTGGGTCACGTCATACACACTGTCGTACGGACTGGAGAATGGAGACGAAAACGACTACAAGGACAAGAAGGGAGAACTGAAA GTCTTCAAGGGcaacaaagacacagacacgCCAGTCACCCATAACTTTGCTGAGTTCGGCGGACCGTTCAATGCACGTTATGTCAAGATCCACCCAGTCACGTGGAACGACCACATCTGTATGAGAGCAGACATGATCGTTGAAGATC CGGTTAAAAAGCAACTGAAGGAAGTGGCCAAGAAGGAAGAACAGATGACAGTTATTGCTGAAAGTGTCACAGAAACATCGGTGATCGCCAGCAGCGTCACTATGGTTTCTGTCACGACCTCTACCGAGTTGGACGTGCGTTACACCGTCACCCAGGCCAAGTTTGGCGTTGTGGAGACCAAAGACGAAGCCGGAGCCTGGTGTGCGGCTACAAACGACGACAAACAGTTCCTTCTCATCGACTTGGAGCAGGAGAAGCTTGTCACCGGGATCGTTACACAAGGCAGAAATTCCAGTCCGGACTGGCCGGACGGACCGACTAGCCACTGGGTCACGTCATACACACTGTCGTATGGACTGGAGAACGGAGACGAAAACGAGTACAAGGACCCGAAAGGAGAGCTGAAA GTCTTCAAGGGcaacaaagacacagacacgCCAGTCACTCATAACTTTGCTGAGTTCGGCGGACCGTTCAATGCACGTTATGTCAAGATCCACCCAGTCACGTGGAACGACCACATCTGTATGAGAGCTGACATGATCGTTGAAGATC CGGTGAAAAAGCAACTGAAGGAAGTGGCCAAGAAGGAAGAGCAGATGACAGTTATTGCTGAAAGTGTCACAGAAACATCAGTGATCGCCAGCAGCGTCACTGTGGTTTCTGTCACGACCTCTACCGAGCTGGACATGCGTTACACCGTCACCCAGGCCAAGTTTGGCGTCGTGGAGACCAAAGACGAAGCCGGAGCCTGGTGTGCGGCTACAAACGACGACAAACAGTTCCTTCTCATCGACTTGTAG
- the LOC118404111 gene encoding uncharacterized protein LOC118404111 isoform X6: protein METKDEAGAWCAATNDDKQFLLIDLEQEKLVTGIVTQGRNSSPDWPDGPTSHWVTSYTLSYGLENGDENEYKDKKGELKIFKGNKDTDTPVTHNFAEFGGPFNARYVKIHPVTWNDHICMRADMIVEDPVKKQLKEVAKKEEQMTVIAESVTETSVIASSVTMVSVTTSTELDVRYTVTQAKFGVVETKDEAGAWCAATNDDKQFLLIDLEQEKLVNGIVTQGRNSSPDWPDGPTSHWVTSYTLSYGLENGDENQYKDKKGELKIFKGNKDTDTPVTHNFTEFGGPFNARYVKIHPVTWNDHICMRADMIVEDPVKKQLKEVAKKEEQMTVIAESVTETSVIASSVTVVSVTTSTELDVRYTVTQAKFGVVETKDEAGAWCAATNDDKQFLLIDLEQEKLVTGIVTQGRNSSPDWPDGPTSHWVTSYTLSYGLENGDENEYKDKKGELKIFKGNKDTDTPVTHNFAEFGGPFNARYVKIHPVTWNDHICMRADMIVEDPVKKQLKEVAKKEEQMTVIAESVTETSVIASSVTMVSVTTSTELDARYTVTQAKFGVVETKDEAGAWCAATNDDKQFLLIDLEQEKLVTGIVTQGRNSSPDWPDGPTSHWVTSYTLSYGLENGDENEYKDKKGELKIFKGNKDTDTPVTHNFAEFGGPFNARYVKIHPVTWNDHICMRADMIVEDAVKKQLKEVAKKEEQMTVIAESVTETSVIASSVTMVSVTTSTELDVRYTVTQAKFGVVETKDEAGAWCAATNDDKQFLLIDLEQEKLVTGIVTQGRNSSPDWPDGPTSHWVTSYTLSYGLENGDENEYKDKKGELKIFKGNKDTDTPVTHNFAEFGGPFNARYVKIHPVTWNDHICMRADMIVEDPVKKQLKEVAKKEEHMTVIAESVTETSVIASSVTMVSVTTSTELDVRYTVTQAKFGIVETKDEAGAWCAATNDDKQFLLIDLEQEKLVTGIVTQGRNSSPDWPDGPTSHWVTSYTLSYGLENGDENDYKDKKGELKVFKGNKDTDTPVTHNFAEFGGPFNARYVKIHPVTWNDHICMRADMIVEDPVKKQLKEVAKKEEQMTVIAESVTETSVIASSVTVVSVTTSTELDMRYTVTQAKFGVVETKDEAGAWCAATNDDKQFLLIDL from the exons AGAAGGGAGAACTAAAA ATATTCAAGGGcaacaaagacacagacacgCCAGTCACCCATAACTTTGCTGAGTTCGGCGGACCGTTCAATGCACGTTATGTCAAGATCCACCCAGTCACGTGGAACGACCACATCTGTATGAGAGCGGACATGATCGTTGAAGATC CGGTGAAAAAGCAACTGAAGGAAGTGGCCAAGAAGGAAGAACAGATGACAGTTATTGCTGAAAGTGTCACAGAAACATCCGTGATCGCCAGCAGCGTCACTATGGTTTCTGTCACCACTTCTACCGAGCTGGACGTGCGTTACACCGTCACTCAGGCAAAGTTTGGCGTCGTGGAGACCAAAGACGAAGCCGGAGCCTGGTGTGCGGCTACAAACGACGACAAACAGTTCCTTCTCATCGACTTGGAGCAGGAGAAGCTCGTCAACGGGATCGTTACACAAGGCAGAAACTCCAGTCCGGACTGGCCGGACGGACCGACTAGCCACTGGGTCACGTCATACACACTGTCGTACGGACTGGAGAATGGAGACGAAAACCAGTACAAGGACAAGAAGGGAGAACTGAAA ATCTTCAAGGGCAACAAAGACACGGACACGCCAGTCACCCATAACTTTACTGAGTTCGGCGGACCGTTCAACGCACGTTATGTCAAGATCCACCCAGTCACGTGGAACGACCACATCTGTATGAGAGCGGACATGATCGTTGAAGATC CGGTGAAAAAGCAACTGAAGGAAGTGGCCAAGAAGGAAGAGCAGATGACAGTTATTGCTGAAAGTGTCACAGAAACATCGGTGATCGCCAGCAGCGTCACTGTGGTTTCTGTCACGACCTCTACCGAGCTGGACGTGCGTTACACCGTCACCCAGGCCAAGTTTGGCGTCGTGGAGACCAAAGACGAAGCCGGAGCCTGGTGTGCGGCTACAAACGACGACAAACAGTTCCTTCTCATCGACTTGGAGCAGGAGAAGCTCGTCACCGGGATCGTTACACAAGGCAGAAACTCCAGTCCGGACTGGCCGGACGGACCGACTAGCCACTGGGTCACGTCATACACACTGTCGTATGGACTGGAGAATGGAGACGAAAACGAGTACAAGGACAAGAAGGGAGAACTGAAA ATCTTCAAGGGcaacaaagacacagacacgCCAGTCACCCATAACTTTGCTGAGTTCGGCGGACCGTTCAATGCACGTTATGTCAAGATCCACCCAGTCACGTGGAACGACCACATCTGTATGAGAGCGGACATGATCGTTGAAGATC CGGTTAAAAAGCAACTGAAGGAAGTGGCCAAGAAGGAAGAACAGATGACAGTTATTGCTGAAAGTGTCACAGAAACATCGGTGATCGCCAGCAGCGTCACTATGGTTTCTGTCACGACCTCTACCGAGCTGGACGCGCGTTACACCGTCACCCAGGCCAAGTTTGGCGTCGTGGAGACCAAAGACGAAGCCGGAGCCTGGTGTGCGGCTACAAACGACGACAAACAGTTCCTTCTCATCGACTTGGAGCAGGAGAAGCTCGTCACCGGGATCGTTACACAAGGCAGAAACTCCAGTCCGGACTGGCCGGACGGACCGACTAGCCACTGGGTCACGTCATACACACTGTCGTATGGACTGGAGAATGGAGACGAAAACGAGTACAAGGACAAGAAAGGAGAACTTAAG ATCTTCAAGGGcaacaaagacacagacacgCCAGTCACCCATAACTTTGCTGAGTTCGGCGGACCCTTCAATGCACGTTATGTCAAGATTCACCCAGTCACGTGGAACGATCATATCTGCATGAGGGCAGACATGATCGTTGAAGATG cggTGAAAAAGCAACTGAAGGAAGTGGCCAAGAAGGAAGAGCAGATGACAGTTATTGCTGAAAGTGTCACAGAAACATCGGTGATCGCCAGCAGCGTCACTATGGTTTCTGTCACGACCTCTACCGAGCTGGACGTGCGTTACACCGTCACCCAGGCCAAGTTTGGCGTCGTGGAGACCAAAGACGAAGCCGGAGCCTGGTGTGCGGCTACAAACGACGACAAACAGTTCCTTCTCATCGACTTGGAGCAGGAGAAGCTCGTCACCGGGATCGTTACACAAGGCAGAAACTCCAGTCCGGACTGGCCGGACGGACCGACTAGCCACTGGGTCACGTCATACACACTGTCGTATGGACTGGAGAATGGAGACGAAAACGAGTACAAGGACAAGAAGGGAGAACTGAAA ATCTTCAAGGGcaacaaagacacagacacgCCAGTCACCCATAACTTTGCTGAGTTCGGCGGACCGTTCAATGCACGTTATGTCAAGATCCACCCAGTCACGTGGAACGACCACATCTGTATGAGAGCGGACATGATCGTTGAAGATC CGGTGAAAAAGCAACTGAAGGAAGTGGCCAAGAAGGAAGAGCACATGACAGTAATTGCTGAAAGTGTCACGGAAACATCGGTGATCGCCAGTAGCGTCACTATGGTTTCTGTCACCACTTCCACGGAGCTGGACGTGCGTTACACCGTCACCCAGGCAAAGTTTGGCATCGTGGAGACCAAAGACGAAGCCGGAGCCTGGTGTGCGGCTACAAACGACGACAAACAGTTCCTTCTCATCGACTTGGAGCAGGAGAAGCTCGTCACCGGGATCGTTACACAAGGCAGAAACTCCAGTCCGGACTGGCCGGACGGACCGACTAGCCACTGGGTCACGTCATACACACTGTCGTACGGACTGGAGAATGGAGACGAAAACGACTACAAGGACAAGAAGGGAGAACTGAAA GTCTTCAAGGGcaacaaagacacagacacgCCAGTCACCCATAACTTTGCTGAGTTCGGCGGACCGTTCAATGCACGTTATGTCAAGATCCACCCAGTCACGTGGAACGACCACATCTGTATGAGAGCAGACATGATCGTTGAAGATC CGGTGAAAAAGCAACTGAAGGAAGTGGCCAAGAAGGAAGAGCAGATGACAGTTATTGCTGAAAGTGTCACAGAAACATCAGTGATCGCCAGCAGCGTCACTGTGGTTTCTGTCACGACCTCTACCGAGCTGGACATGCGTTACACCGTCACCCAGGCCAAGTTTGGCGTCGTGGAGACCAAAGACGAAGCCGGAGCCTGGTGTGCGGCTACAAACGACGACAAACAGTTCCTTCTCATCGACTTGTAG